From Drosophila yakuba strain Tai18E2 chromosome 2L, Prin_Dyak_Tai18E2_2.1, whole genome shotgun sequence, one genomic window encodes:
- the LOC6528455 gene encoding retinol dehydrogenase 13 isoform X2, with amino-acid sequence MSLFAFLRNRTVFWLSLTGTTTGLAFFVKDLMQGGQFTKETNETGKVFIVTGANTGIGKETVREIAKRGGTVYMACRNLKKCEEAREEIVLETKNKYVYCRQCDLASQESIRHFVAAFKREQEHLHVLINNAGVMRCPRSLTSDGIELQLGVNHMGHFLLTNLVLDLLKKSSPSRIVNVSSLAHTRGEINTGDLNSDKSYDEGKAYSQSKLANVLFTRELAKRLEGTNVTANALHPGVVDTEIIRHMGFFNNFFAGLFVKPLFWPFVKTPRNGAQTSLYVALDPELEKVTGQYFSDCKLKEMAPAATDTQTAKWLWAVSEKWTKPAMIKIQ; translated from the exons ATGTCACTATTTGCGTTTTTGAGGAACCGCACTGTGTTCTGGCTGAGCCTCACCGGTACGACGACGGGACTGGCCTTCTTCGTCAA GGACCTTATGCAAGGCGGCCAGTTCACCAAAGAAACGAATGAAACCGGCAAGGTGTTTATTGTCACCGGTGCCAATACGGGGATCGGCAAGGAAACGGTGAGAGAGATTGCGAAGCGGGGTGGCACCGTCTATATGGCATGCAGGAACCTAAAGAAATGTGAGGAG GCTCGCGAGGAAATTGTGTTGGAAACGAAGAACAAATATGTGTACTGCCGGCAATGTGACCTGGCTTCCCAAGAGTCCATACGGCACTTTGTTGCTGC CTTCAAGAGGGAACAGGAACACCTGCACGTACTGATCAATAACGCCGGTGTTATGCGCTGTCCCAGATCTCTAACCTCAGATGGCATCGAACTTCAGCTGGGGGTGAATCACATGGGTCACTTCCTGCTTACCAACTTGGTGTTGGACCTACTCAAG AAATCCTCACCCAGTCGGATTGTAAATGTATCCAGCTTGGCGCACACTCGAGGAGAAATTAATACTGGCGATCTGAACAGCGACAAATCCTACGATGAAGGAAAGGCTTATAGCCAGAGCAAATTGGCCAATGTACTCTTCACAAGAGAGCTGGCCAAAAGATTGGAGGGCACCAACGTAACGGCGAATGCTCTGCATCCAGGTGTTGTGGACACAGAAATAATCAGGCACATGGGCTTCTTCAATAATTTCTTTGCTGG ACTCTTTGTTAAGCCtttgttttggccttttgttaAGACTCCAAGGAACGGTGCCCAGACCTCATTGTATGTGGCTCTGGATCCCGAACTGGAAAAGGTGACAGGACAATATTTTAGCGACTGCAAGCTCAAGGAAATGGCGCCGGCTGCCACCGACACCCAAACGGCAAAGTGGCTCTGGGCAGTCAGTGAAAAGTGGACGAAGCCAGCAATGATTAAGATACAATAG
- the LOC6528455 gene encoding retinol dehydrogenase 13 isoform X1, whose amino-acid sequence MSLFAFLRNRTVFWLSLTGTTTGLAFFVKDLMQGGQFTKETNETGKVFIVTGANTGIGKETVREIAKRGGTVYMACRNLKKCEEAREEIVLETKNKYVYCRQCDLASQESIRHFVAAFKREQEHLHVLINNAGVMRCPRSLTSDGIELQLGVNHMGHFLLTNLVLDLLKKSSPSRIVNVSSLAHTRGEINTGDLNSDKSYDEGKAYSQSKLANVLFTRELAKRLEGTNVTANALHPGVVDTEIIRHMGFFNNFFAGLFVKPLFWPFVKTPRNGAQTSLYVALDPELEKVTGQYFSDCKLKEMAPAATDTQTAKWLWAVSEKWTKPAMIKIQYLQIFDLSCLSYFNVAD is encoded by the exons ATGTCACTATTTGCGTTTTTGAGGAACCGCACTGTGTTCTGGCTGAGCCTCACCGGTACGACGACGGGACTGGCCTTCTTCGTCAA GGACCTTATGCAAGGCGGCCAGTTCACCAAAGAAACGAATGAAACCGGCAAGGTGTTTATTGTCACCGGTGCCAATACGGGGATCGGCAAGGAAACGGTGAGAGAGATTGCGAAGCGGGGTGGCACCGTCTATATGGCATGCAGGAACCTAAAGAAATGTGAGGAG GCTCGCGAGGAAATTGTGTTGGAAACGAAGAACAAATATGTGTACTGCCGGCAATGTGACCTGGCTTCCCAAGAGTCCATACGGCACTTTGTTGCTGC CTTCAAGAGGGAACAGGAACACCTGCACGTACTGATCAATAACGCCGGTGTTATGCGCTGTCCCAGATCTCTAACCTCAGATGGCATCGAACTTCAGCTGGGGGTGAATCACATGGGTCACTTCCTGCTTACCAACTTGGTGTTGGACCTACTCAAG AAATCCTCACCCAGTCGGATTGTAAATGTATCCAGCTTGGCGCACACTCGAGGAGAAATTAATACTGGCGATCTGAACAGCGACAAATCCTACGATGAAGGAAAGGCTTATAGCCAGAGCAAATTGGCCAATGTACTCTTCACAAGAGAGCTGGCCAAAAGATTGGAGGGCACCAACGTAACGGCGAATGCTCTGCATCCAGGTGTTGTGGACACAGAAATAATCAGGCACATGGGCTTCTTCAATAATTTCTTTGCTGG ACTCTTTGTTAAGCCtttgttttggccttttgttaAGACTCCAAGGAACGGTGCCCAGACCTCATTGTATGTGGCTCTGGATCCCGAACTGGAAAAGGTGACAGGACAATATTTTAGCGACTGCAAGCTCAAGGAAATGGCGCCGGCTGCCACCGACACCCAAACGGCAAAGTGGCTCTGGGCAGTCAGTGAAAAGTGGACGAAGCCAGCAATGATTAAGATACAATA TCTACAAATCTTCGAT
- the LOC6528455 gene encoding retinol dehydrogenase 14 isoform X3: protein MRCPRSLTSDGIELQLGVNHMGHFLLTNLVLDLLKKSSPSRIVNVSSLAHTRGEINTGDLNSDKSYDEGKAYSQSKLANVLFTRELAKRLEGTNVTANALHPGVVDTEIIRHMGFFNNFFAGLFVKPLFWPFVKTPRNGAQTSLYVALDPELEKVTGQYFSDCKLKEMAPAATDTQTAKWLWAVSEKWTKPAMIKIQYLQIFDLSCLSYFNVAD from the exons ATGCGCTGTCCCAGATCTCTAACCTCAGATGGCATCGAACTTCAGCTGGGGGTGAATCACATGGGTCACTTCCTGCTTACCAACTTGGTGTTGGACCTACTCAAG AAATCCTCACCCAGTCGGATTGTAAATGTATCCAGCTTGGCGCACACTCGAGGAGAAATTAATACTGGCGATCTGAACAGCGACAAATCCTACGATGAAGGAAAGGCTTATAGCCAGAGCAAATTGGCCAATGTACTCTTCACAAGAGAGCTGGCCAAAAGATTGGAGGGCACCAACGTAACGGCGAATGCTCTGCATCCAGGTGTTGTGGACACAGAAATAATCAGGCACATGGGCTTCTTCAATAATTTCTTTGCTGG ACTCTTTGTTAAGCCtttgttttggccttttgttaAGACTCCAAGGAACGGTGCCCAGACCTCATTGTATGTGGCTCTGGATCCCGAACTGGAAAAGGTGACAGGACAATATTTTAGCGACTGCAAGCTCAAGGAAATGGCGCCGGCTGCCACCGACACCCAAACGGCAAAGTGGCTCTGGGCAGTCAGTGAAAAGTGGACGAAGCCAGCAATGATTAAGATACAATA TCTACAAATCTTCGAT